The following proteins come from a genomic window of Puntigrus tetrazona isolate hp1 chromosome 15, ASM1883169v1, whole genome shotgun sequence:
- the LOC122359272 gene encoding olfactory receptor 51A4-like — protein sequence MSSSNPSFVQNMSIVRPEYFFISGLSGTPYSMYYYIFLCFTYVIAVIGNSVVLLIIALEQSLHSPKYIGVFNLALADLGETNAVIPNMMKIFFSDSQYVSYNACLANMFFVNIFITVQSASLVVLAFDRFIAICLPLRYHAIVNNTVMSIVFVVIWMFNSSVVALSTSLMNQLSFCKSNVVQSYYCDYGPVLRLACNDNSINMFITNLSAVLFLVAPVFIIVLSYLGIFFALSKITTWEARLKALKTCVSHLLLVGIFFLPVICMFIASSIISLTPNVRVISGSLSFSLPPMLNPIIYVLNTAEIRVLIRKLLKNRIVPIRKKFLK from the coding sequence ATGAGTTCTTCAAATCCGAGTTTTGTACAAAATATGTCTATTGTTCGTCCTGAATACTTTTTCATCAGTGGACTTTCAGGTACACCATACAGCatgtattactatatttttttatgtttcacatATGTTATCGCTGTAATTGGGAACTCTGTAGTCCTTCTCATTATAGCTCTTGAACAAAGTCTGCACAGTCCAAAGTACATTGGTGTGTTTAACTTGGCCTTGGCTGATCTTGGTGAAACTAATGCAGTGATTCCAAATAtgatgaagatttttttttctgactctcAGTATGTGTCCTACAATGCTTGCTTGGCTAACATGttctttgttaacatttttattactgtgcAAAGTGCATCTCTTGTTGTTTTGGCATTTGATCGCTTTATTGCTATTTGTTTGCCGTTAAGATATCATGCAATAGTGAATAATACGGTCATGTCTATAGTGTTTGTAGTAATATGGATGTTTAACTCTTCTGTTGTGGCTCTGTCGACATCTTTGATGAACCaactttcattttgtaaatCTAATGTGGTACAGAGTTATTACTGTGATTATGGACCAGTGTTGAGGTTGGCATGCAACGACAACAGCATTAATATGTTCATAACAAACCTTAGTGCAGTTTTGTTCCTTGTAGCACCTGTGTTTATTATAGTCTTATCATATCTGGGCATTTTCTTTGCTCTAAGTAAAATTACAACTTGGGAAGcacgtttaaaagcactgaagACCTGTGTTTCTCATCTTTTGTTGGTCGGAATATTCTTTCTTCCtgtaatatgcatgtttattgCTTCATCAATTATTTCTCTCACTCCCAATGTTAGAGTCATCAGTGGATCTCTTTCGTTTAGTCTTCCACCAATGTTAAATCctatcatttatgttttaaacacagctgaaatCAGAGTCTTAATTcgaaaactgcttaaaaatagAATTGTTCCAATtagaaagaaatttttaaaatga